From a region of the uncultured Desulfobacter sp. genome:
- a CDS encoding AAA family ATPase — translation MWFGEKHQEALATLKYGILDNKGFLLLTGDVGTGKTSLINALLQSLEQDIIYTSVPDPSLIKLDFFNYIAASFGIDKEFTSKGAFLAHFKKFLLSASEKNKKVLLIIDEAQLLTQEMLEEIRLLSNIEKPDAKLINIFFIGQNEFNEILNRPQNRAVLQRMTLNYNLDPLTPEEVDAYIRHRLKVAGTQERLFDWNAVQEIFLYSGGFPRRINILCDHSLLSGFVKEQRIIDSGIVKECAKELKIPAHVSNRDINESFESTTHHESKNDPPAHAFDQQPYRQEIPTVPQMQKQQLLSWDKLLILIFFFIFAWYFMFPDHFPFMRAEEKGPFDKKQERIEEQVTNQTHQPQNQAVTLNSEYQDQDTSIPSNPKSTVEKGIQGQAEKTSEVMFTINTPETNTSPERNDPLPPPPLPRDKITVRFKYDANDLTEEDLEKLKTFSKSLVVHEDSSILITGYTDTIGDYAYNLKLSEFRANIVKSFLLGLGVKNHQMKIQGKGGQNPIESNDTAWGRKMNRRVEIEVIKF, via the coding sequence GATATCATCTATACCTCCGTACCGGATCCGAGCCTGATTAAACTTGATTTTTTTAACTATATTGCCGCATCTTTCGGCATAGACAAAGAGTTTACATCCAAAGGTGCCTTTCTTGCCCATTTTAAAAAGTTTCTGCTCAGCGCCAGTGAAAAAAATAAAAAGGTGCTGCTCATTATTGACGAAGCCCAGCTGCTCACCCAGGAAATGCTGGAAGAGATCCGCCTGCTGTCAAATATCGAAAAACCGGATGCAAAACTGATCAATATATTTTTCATCGGACAAAACGAATTCAATGAAATTTTAAACAGGCCCCAGAACAGGGCCGTCCTCCAGCGAATGACCCTTAACTATAACCTGGACCCTTTGACCCCGGAGGAAGTGGATGCATATATCCGCCACCGACTCAAAGTTGCAGGCACACAGGAGCGGCTGTTTGATTGGAATGCGGTTCAGGAAATCTTCCTGTATTCAGGTGGATTCCCAAGACGCATCAATATCTTATGCGATCATTCACTGTTATCCGGATTTGTCAAAGAACAACGGATCATTGATTCAGGCATCGTAAAGGAATGTGCAAAAGAACTGAAAATTCCGGCCCATGTGAGCAACCGTGACATCAATGAATCATTTGAGTCCACAACCCACCATGAAAGTAAAAATGACCCTCCGGCCCATGCTTTTGATCAACAACCCTATAGGCAGGAGATCCCAACAGTTCCACAAATGCAAAAACAACAACTATTGTCATGGGACAAGCTGTTAATTTTAATATTCTTTTTTATTTTTGCCTGGTACTTCATGTTTCCAGACCATTTTCCTTTCATGCGTGCCGAGGAAAAAGGACCGTTTGATAAAAAGCAGGAACGCATAGAAGAACAAGTAACAAATCAAACCCACCAGCCGCAGAATCAGGCCGTCACCCTGAATTCTGAATACCAGGACCAGGACACCTCTATTCCGTCCAACCCAAAGAGCACCGTTGAAAAAGGAATCCAGGGCCAGGCTGAAAAAACTTCAGAAGTAATGTTTACCATTAATACCCCAGAAACAAATACATCACCTGAACGAAACGATCCTTTGCCCCCTCCCCCACTTCCAAGGGATAAAATTACAGTCCGCTTTAAGTACGACGCCAATGATCTAACAGAAGAGGACCTTGAAAAGCTTAAAACATTTTCAAAATCTCTGGTTGTTCACGAGGATTCAAGCATTCTCATTACCGGATATACGGATACGATAGGAGATTACGCGTATAATTTAAAATTATCCGAATTCAGAGCCAATATCGTTAAAAGCTTCCTTCTTGGACTAGGCGTCAAAAATCATCAGATGAAAATTCAAGGCAAAGGCGGGCAGAACCCCATTGAAAGCAATGATACGGCATGGGGCCGAAAGATGAACCGCAGGGTTGAAATAGAGGTAATTAAATTCTAA
- a CDS encoding CPBP family glutamic-type intramembrane protease, which translates to MSTSNITCSRKKWRNMDLLIPYAAPYFAYVAFSSVLQNKLPEEIIYIMKLVIVPGLLIWAWKWYVPLTGPKNKWISCLWGIVFGIIGLVVWCGLYAPFTTPEDGAPWSDLGFALRLLTAGFVVPIFEELFMRGFVFRVALQWDLLRRQKTPKPFSAALDESSIFDVAPGQWTVYAIGISTIIFAAGHVVGEWPAAIAYGFLMALLWILRKDLISCIVAHGVTNIGLALYVYYFGHWELW; encoded by the coding sequence ATGAGTACATCCAACATTACCTGTTCCCGGAAAAAATGGAGAAATATGGATCTGCTGATTCCATATGCAGCACCTTATTTTGCATATGTGGCTTTTTCTTCTGTTCTGCAGAACAAGTTACCTGAAGAAATCATATACATAATGAAGCTGGTAATTGTACCCGGGCTTTTGATATGGGCCTGGAAATGGTACGTTCCTTTAACCGGCCCTAAAAATAAGTGGATATCCTGTTTGTGGGGAATTGTTTTCGGGATCATTGGATTGGTGGTGTGGTGCGGTTTATATGCCCCGTTCACAACCCCTGAAGATGGTGCGCCTTGGTCTGATCTTGGATTTGCCTTAAGGCTTTTGACAGCCGGTTTTGTGGTGCCGATTTTTGAAGAGTTGTTTATGCGTGGATTTGTCTTCCGGGTCGCCCTGCAATGGGATCTTCTACGCAGGCAAAAAACACCAAAACCCTTTTCTGCAGCGCTGGATGAGTCCAGTATTTTTGATGTGGCACCAGGACAGTGGACCGTTTACGCCATTGGGATTTCAACTATTATTTTTGCTGCAGGCCATGTCGTTGGCGAATGGCCCGCAGCCATTGCCTACGGATTTCTAATGGCCCTTTTGTGGATATTAAGAAAAGATCTGATCTCCTGCATTGTTGCCCACGGGGTAACCAATATCGGCTTAGCCCTTTATGTCTACTACTTCGGGCACTGGGAACTGTGGTAA
- a CDS encoding SDR family oxidoreductase produces MHFTLIQQNLKNNPKSWLITGCAGFIGSNLLEALLKLGQTVTGLDNFSTGFQHNLDQVKEAVGPEAWQYFSFVKGDITNADTCQTVCKGQDYVLHQAALGSVPRSVADPLTTNENNITGFLNMLTAARDAGVKRFVYAASSSTYGDHPTLPKKEENIGNPLSPYAVTKLVNELYARIFASTYGFKSIGLRYFNVFGRRQDPNGAYAAVIPLWFGALIRKNTVYINGDGETSRDFCFIDNCVQANLLAATAEDNAADQVYNVAFGQRTTLNQLFSFIRDRVTDELPDRAGVTVEYRDFRPGDVRHSLADISKAQDHLGYSPQYSVQDGLDKTALWYMNHLNKQKEV; encoded by the coding sequence ATGCATTTCACATTAATTCAACAAAATTTAAAAAACAATCCAAAATCTTGGCTGATCACCGGATGCGCGGGGTTTATCGGCTCCAATCTTCTGGAAGCCCTGCTTAAGCTCGGGCAGACAGTGACCGGCCTGGATAATTTTTCCACAGGATTTCAGCATAATCTGGACCAAGTCAAAGAGGCCGTTGGTCCCGAGGCATGGCAATATTTTTCTTTTGTCAAAGGGGATATCACCAATGCCGACACCTGCCAGACTGTTTGCAAAGGGCAGGACTATGTACTACACCAGGCTGCTCTGGGTTCTGTGCCCCGGTCTGTTGCCGATCCCCTTACCACCAATGAAAATAACATTACAGGCTTTTTAAACATGCTGACCGCCGCCCGGGACGCGGGCGTAAAACGATTCGTATATGCGGCATCAAGTTCTACCTATGGGGATCATCCAACACTTCCCAAGAAAGAAGAGAATATCGGTAACCCTCTTTCCCCCTATGCAGTAACAAAACTGGTTAATGAACTGTACGCCCGGATATTTGCTTCCACCTATGGATTTAAAAGCATCGGACTGCGTTATTTTAATGTATTCGGCCGCCGCCAAGATCCTAATGGAGCTTATGCCGCAGTGATTCCGTTATGGTTTGGGGCATTGATCCGTAAAAACACGGTTTATATAAATGGGGACGGTGAAACCAGCCGAGATTTCTGCTTCATCGATAATTGTGTTCAAGCCAATCTACTGGCAGCAACGGCCGAAGATAACGCCGCAGACCAGGTATACAATGTTGCATTTGGGCAGCGCACCACGTTAAATCAGCTGTTTTCATTCATCCGTGACCGGGTTACCGATGAACTGCCGGACCGCGCTGGTGTAACCGTAGAATACAGGGATTTCAGGCCTGGAGATGTTCGCCATTCCTTAGCCGATATATCCAAGGCCCAAGACCATTTAGGATACAGCCCGCAATACTCGGTTCAGGACGGCCTCGATAAGACAGCTCTCTGGTATATGAACCATTTGAATAAACAGAAAGAGGTGTAA
- a CDS encoding TIGR03790 family protein, whose protein sequence is MRFSIGILTVLFLSLNFSIMPAVALSPNEVLVIANRNAAKSVGLATWYMEKRQIPKENLLMVFITDKETCSREAYLKKIVPPVRRALEKNRKINAIVTMYGLPLRISSSGRTKGEQTRLDLLTKQKKNIDALKEKTGQLTKEQKTTLKQINKKIRQLRASTDKVASFDSELMLVKKENYKLKFWLPNPYFLPWRSQKTSISKSDVIMVSRLDGADASIVKRIVNDSIEAEKKGLSGTAYFDARWKYPDQKKVSGYKLYDKSIHNAAKRLKRGGVKVVLDDKQNLFQPGDCPNAALYCGWYSHAKYVDAFTWEKGAVGFHIASSECMTLKRENSNVWCKKMLDKGIAATVGPVGEPYVQSFPLPEIFFDFLSQGKLTLAESYLISLPYLSWKQVLVGDPLYRIKIHKSNHNTTQMSREPL, encoded by the coding sequence ATGCGTTTTTCCATTGGCATTCTTACAGTCTTATTTTTATCGTTAAACTTTTCCATCATGCCGGCCGTGGCTTTGTCTCCGAATGAAGTACTTGTCATTGCCAACCGCAATGCCGCTAAAAGCGTAGGTCTTGCCACCTGGTACATGGAGAAACGGCAGATCCCCAAGGAAAATCTGTTAATGGTATTCATAACAGACAAGGAGACCTGTTCACGTGAGGCTTATTTGAAAAAAATTGTTCCCCCTGTCCGCCGCGCCCTGGAAAAGAACCGTAAAATCAACGCGATTGTCACCATGTATGGACTTCCGCTAAGAATTTCCTCGTCAGGGAGGACAAAAGGAGAACAAACGCGATTGGACCTATTGACAAAGCAGAAAAAAAATATTGATGCACTGAAAGAAAAAACCGGGCAGTTAACTAAAGAGCAAAAAACAACATTGAAGCAGATAAATAAAAAAATCAGACAGCTCAGAGCATCAACGGACAAAGTTGCATCCTTTGATTCTGAATTAATGCTTGTCAAAAAAGAAAACTACAAGCTTAAATTCTGGCTGCCAAATCCTTATTTTCTTCCTTGGCGCTCCCAGAAAACGTCCATCAGTAAATCAGACGTAATCATGGTCAGTCGCCTGGATGGGGCGGATGCAAGTATTGTTAAACGAATTGTAAATGATAGCATTGAAGCAGAAAAAAAGGGATTGTCAGGTACGGCCTACTTTGATGCCAGATGGAAGTATCCGGATCAAAAAAAAGTTTCCGGATATAAACTTTATGATAAATCCATCCATAATGCGGCAAAGCGCCTGAAAAGGGGGGGGGTGAAGGTGGTGTTGGATGATAAGCAGAATTTATTTCAGCCCGGGGACTGCCCCAATGCTGCACTTTACTGCGGGTGGTACAGCCATGCCAAATATGTGGATGCCTTTACCTGGGAAAAAGGGGCGGTTGGATTTCATATTGCAAGCTCGGAATGTATGACTCTAAAACGTGAAAACAGTAATGTCTGGTGTAAAAAAATGCTGGATAAGGGCATTGCCGCCACCGTCGGCCCTGTGGGAGAGCCGTATGTCCAATCCTTCCCGTTGCCTGAGATCTTTTTTGATTTCCTATCCCAGGGAAAACTGACCTTGGCCGAATCCTATCTGATCAGCCTACCGTATCTGTCCTGGAAACAGGTTCTTGTTGGAGACCCTTTGTACCGAATAAAAATACACAAATCAAATCATAATACGACCCAAATGAGCAGAGAGCCTCTTTAA
- a CDS encoding glycosyltransferase yields MSSQDETIFIVFSDDWGEHPSSCQHLFKCIGSRYRTLWINTVGLRTPKLSRTDIDKAIHKIRRMFTRKITPCSSKKLPDELTVVQPFMLPFQNVRYVRHLNKISVRRAIQRFIHTQQIYKYIVTLVTAPNGCDYVGLFDENKIVYYCVDDFSEWPGHDKRLILEMEDALISKSDLFFATADTLFTKLKKYGKPVFSFSHGVDVELFSNLPGRNHHWLDNIPRPIVGYFGLFDDRSDQKLLADTAKNHPDVSFVITGNVVTDVTLLEKEPNVYFTGPVPYQSLPAIVAGWDICMLPYKMNALTESINPLKLKEYIATGKPVISTPLPEVVSLSQWIHIHSGQDEWRKAITQILSGKELTGNCEERRQFIHEHSWENKALFMLDKIFEQIG; encoded by the coding sequence ATGTCTTCACAGGATGAAACCATATTCATCGTTTTTTCTGACGACTGGGGTGAACATCCCTCAAGTTGTCAGCATCTTTTTAAATGTATTGGTTCCAGGTATCGTACCCTTTGGATAAATACCGTGGGGTTGAGAACACCAAAACTGTCGAGAACAGATATTGATAAAGCCATTCATAAAATTCGTAGGATGTTTACTCGTAAGATCACGCCTTGTTCATCTAAAAAACTGCCTGATGAGCTTACCGTTGTCCAGCCATTTATGCTGCCTTTCCAGAATGTTCGTTATGTAAGGCACTTAAACAAGATATCGGTGAGGCGTGCAATTCAACGTTTTATACACACGCAACAAATCTATAAATATATAGTTACGCTTGTTACTGCGCCAAATGGTTGTGATTATGTCGGGTTATTTGACGAAAACAAAATTGTTTATTACTGTGTTGATGATTTTTCAGAGTGGCCGGGTCATGATAAACGGCTTATTCTCGAAATGGAAGATGCACTCATTTCAAAGAGTGATCTGTTTTTTGCGACAGCAGACACCCTTTTTACGAAACTGAAAAAGTATGGAAAACCTGTTTTTTCTTTTTCCCACGGAGTAGATGTCGAGCTTTTCAGTAATCTGCCTGGTCGAAATCACCATTGGTTAGACAATATTCCCCGTCCCATTGTCGGATACTTTGGACTATTTGATGATAGAAGTGATCAAAAGTTATTGGCTGATACAGCAAAAAATCATCCTGATGTTTCTTTTGTCATAACCGGAAATGTAGTGACAGATGTAACCCTTCTTGAAAAGGAGCCAAATGTCTATTTTACGGGGCCTGTGCCTTACCAAAGTTTGCCAGCTATTGTTGCCGGGTGGGATATTTGTATGCTGCCATACAAAATGAATGCACTTACCGAGTCGATAAATCCGTTAAAGCTTAAAGAATATATCGCTACTGGCAAACCTGTAATCTCAACGCCCCTTCCTGAAGTCGTATCACTTAGCCAATGGATTCATATCCACTCAGGCCAGGATGAATGGCGCAAGGCTATTACTCAGATTCTATCAGGGAAAGAACTTACCGGGAATTGCGAAGAAAGGCGTCAATTTATTCATGAGCACTCTTGGGAAAACAAAGCGTTATTCATGCTTGATAAGATTTTTGAACAAATCGGATAA
- a CDS encoding glycosyltransferase: protein MDDQIRGKFNMRSSFTDILVLFGSDSQLEWGRAFQLAQAFNQNGCRIVYVDLPVRLFSRKKKYSFQKLRHFQTIQPQYGLPIGKLPFLYLLNHYVLFHQIKSALKTFQFSPHVLWAYTPYQSSILKSLKEHYNPAMTVYDCSDERIGMAKKAYGEKSAQKVAYEERQIMQCSDIVFTVSTPLQKLKSKFHPRVHHLPNGINRLHFNIQLNWECPNEYSGLTGRIILYTGSLEYWLDLKAITKAAEKYVDDNFFLVGPQLTDIKILKGFKNIHILGPRPHEEIPQYISHADLCINPIKPTSVTNYSDSMKTLQYLAMGKPVLSIDYGHAKDYDGFVILSDSTSDFVEKLGEIKSEPVYSQRKDDWLRLLDDYSWTAIAKKAMDQL, encoded by the coding sequence ATGGATGATCAAATCCGGGGAAAATTTAATATGAGATCTTCTTTCACAGATATTCTTGTGCTGTTCGGTTCAGATTCACAACTGGAATGGGGGCGAGCCTTTCAACTGGCACAGGCATTCAATCAAAACGGTTGTCGGATTGTTTATGTCGATTTGCCGGTTAGACTTTTTTCTAGAAAAAAAAAATATTCTTTTCAAAAGTTACGGCACTTTCAGACGATACAACCCCAATATGGCCTACCTATCGGAAAATTGCCATTTTTGTATCTTTTGAACCACTATGTCCTTTTTCATCAAATCAAATCCGCTCTCAAGACATTTCAATTTTCACCGCATGTTTTATGGGCTTATACACCTTATCAGTCCTCAATTCTTAAGAGTTTAAAAGAACACTACAATCCAGCGATGACTGTCTATGACTGCTCTGATGAACGTATCGGTATGGCTAAAAAGGCATATGGTGAAAAATCTGCCCAAAAGGTAGCTTATGAAGAAAGGCAGATTATGCAATGTAGTGATATTGTCTTTACAGTGAGCACACCATTACAGAAATTAAAAAGCAAATTTCATCCTCGTGTGCACCATTTACCAAATGGAATTAATAGATTGCATTTCAATATTCAGTTGAACTGGGAATGTCCCAACGAATATAGTGGTCTTACAGGGAGGATAATACTTTATACCGGCAGCTTGGAATACTGGTTGGATTTGAAAGCAATCACTAAAGCGGCTGAAAAGTATGTAGACGACAATTTTTTTCTGGTAGGTCCTCAATTAACAGATATTAAGATATTAAAAGGTTTCAAAAATATTCATATCCTTGGCCCACGTCCACATGAAGAGATTCCTCAATACATATCTCATGCAGACCTATGCATAAATCCAATCAAACCAACATCTGTTACTAATTACAGTGATTCTATGAAAACTCTACAGTATTTGGCAATGGGAAAGCCTGTTCTTTCAATAGATTATGGTCATGCGAAAGATTATGATGGTTTTGTGATATTATCTGATTCCACATCGGATTTTGTGGAAAAACTCGGTGAAATTAAATCAGAACCGGTATATTCACAGCGCAAAGACGACTGGCTGAGACTCCTCGATGATTATTCGTGGACCGCAATTGCTAAAAAAGCAATGGATCAACTATAG
- a CDS encoding IS1634 family transposase, producing the protein MLKGLWKRIGIDECLTQALKDRSFTTPIADALFALVANRALALCSKLAVEEWAAKDVHLGIEEPLQVQHLYRSMDFLVEHDDAIQKKIFWAVANLLNLTVDLLFFDTTNTYFEMDGPGDSELLACGKSKHKRDDCPQVTIGLAVTREGIPVRCWVLPGNQNDAKCVDQIQKDMKDWKLGHVIWAMDRGMTSEENRKILQKAGGQYILGEKLRGPHLNKLILWVHYIKKG; encoded by the coding sequence TTGCTCAAAGGATTGTGGAAGCGTATCGGCATAGATGAGTGCCTCACCCAGGCATTGAAGGATAGATCCTTTACCACTCCGATTGCCGATGCCCTTTTCGCTCTGGTTGCCAACAGGGCATTGGCACTGTGTTCTAAACTTGCTGTTGAGGAATGGGCAGCTAAAGACGTTCATCTGGGCATTGAAGAGCCTCTTCAGGTTCAGCATCTTTATCGCAGCATGGACTTTCTGGTCGAACATGATGATGCCATCCAGAAAAAAATATTCTGGGCCGTTGCCAATTTGCTGAATCTCACCGTGGATCTCCTTTTTTTCGATACCACCAACACCTACTTTGAAATGGATGGCCCTGGAGACTCTGAACTTCTGGCATGCGGAAAATCCAAACACAAACGGGATGACTGCCCTCAAGTCACTATTGGATTGGCTGTTACACGGGAAGGCATTCCTGTACGGTGCTGGGTATTACCCGGCAATCAGAACGATGCAAAATGTGTAGATCAAATCCAAAAAGATATGAAGGACTGGAAGCTGGGTCATGTCATTTGGGCTATGGATCGGGGAATGACCAGCGAAGAGAACCGTAAGATCCTGCAAAAAGCTGGTGGGCAGTATATCCTTGGTGAAAAGCTCCGTGGTCCCCATCTAAATAAATTGATTTTATGGGTACATTATATCAAAAAAGGATAA
- a CDS encoding transposase, with protein sequence MQTRFEGLTQDQYEIFAPFLPLQRTGRGRPYADFIKVLNTIIWVLLNGAKWINIPKGEQRAPKSTAHDWLGKWQADGIWEKILFHILAIAQFLGLINWERASVDGAFVAGKGGGEDVEYGHKGKGLTLHCLVDGNGMPFALKSTGAAANVREQVEILLDHVSIPTGGLEDPKNGPMHYKLIRDMILVF encoded by the coding sequence ATGCAAACAAGATTTGAAGGACTTACTCAGGATCAGTATGAAATTTTTGCTCCATTCCTTCCGCTTCAACGAACCGGACGGGGTAGACCGTATGCTGATTTTATCAAAGTACTGAATACAATCATCTGGGTTTTACTTAACGGAGCCAAGTGGATCAATATTCCAAAGGGTGAGCAAAGGGCTCCCAAATCTACTGCTCATGACTGGCTCGGTAAATGGCAGGCTGATGGTATCTGGGAAAAGATACTGTTCCATATACTTGCTATCGCCCAATTCCTCGGATTGATTAATTGGGAACGTGCTTCCGTAGACGGTGCATTTGTAGCGGGTAAGGGAGGTGGTGAGGATGTTGAGTACGGCCACAAAGGCAAAGGATTAACCCTTCACTGTCTTGTCGACGGAAACGGTATGCCGTTCGCTTTGAAATCAACCGGTGCTGCCGCAAACGTACGAGAGCAGGTCGAGATATTGCTGGATCATGTGAGTATCCCTACAGGCGGGTTGGAAGACCCAAAAAACGGCCCGATGCATTACAAGCTGATAAGGGATATGATTCTCGTGTTCTGA
- a CDS encoding O-antigen ligase family protein: MFFYYIMIFLFPFHDHPILSASIFGVTTVKIAGIAATIVALMNLFQGGNGFIATRKVIIPYLFCLFCYFASYLLNDTTLSLEVFPRFLSVSVLLFTSSILLDSYIKIWKVLLVFSAAMNISSLYVVKQHLYGVIRPGGTFGDSNFYAIAAAFTAALCLSLWAYQKKYKIFFMISFILNSSSVLLSGSRGGCLALIVSLLYFWYKHRNKLIGALLICLACGAFFVLIPNNMLERFEGEDYGARVSTEHRLKIIAAGFDMIQKNPVIGVGPGMFKIETIKYLGSEKMAKMAHNSYLEVGAEFGMLGVCAWFCLCYSSIRQLHDSLRIASKEDEKIFACLHSLLVAVSGYFIGALFLSVEYEKVLWLTISIASVSVNIVLKEILPPPPRLHKEYRLNEDKR; the protein is encoded by the coding sequence ATGTTTTTTTACTACATAATGATATTTTTGTTTCCATTTCATGATCATCCAATTCTTTCAGCGTCCATATTTGGAGTTACTACGGTTAAGATTGCAGGTATTGCTGCTACAATAGTCGCTTTAATGAATCTTTTTCAGGGGGGCAATGGCTTTATTGCAACAAGAAAAGTTATAATACCATATCTATTTTGTCTCTTCTGCTATTTCGCTTCATATTTGTTGAATGATACTACACTATCGTTGGAGGTATTCCCTAGGTTTTTGTCTGTTTCTGTCCTCTTGTTTACTTCAAGTATTTTACTGGACAGTTATATAAAGATATGGAAAGTTTTACTGGTTTTTTCAGCGGCAATGAATATCTCTTCACTTTATGTGGTAAAACAGCATCTTTATGGCGTAATACGTCCAGGAGGGACATTTGGTGATTCCAATTTTTATGCTATTGCCGCAGCTTTTACAGCCGCATTGTGCCTATCTCTGTGGGCATATCAAAAAAAATATAAAATATTCTTTATGATAAGCTTTATTTTGAATTCATCAAGTGTGTTATTGTCTGGTTCACGTGGTGGATGTCTCGCGTTAATTGTTTCCTTGCTTTATTTCTGGTATAAACATAGAAATAAACTTATAGGGGCTTTATTGATTTGCCTCGCTTGCGGCGCTTTTTTTGTTCTAATTCCCAATAATATGCTTGAACGTTTTGAAGGTGAAGACTATGGAGCAAGAGTGTCAACGGAACATCGATTAAAAATAATAGCTGCGGGCTTTGATATGATTCAAAAAAACCCTGTCATCGGAGTTGGCCCCGGCATGTTTAAAATAGAAACTATTAAATACCTTGGTTCTGAAAAAATGGCGAAAATGGCACACAATTCTTATTTGGAAGTTGGTGCTGAATTCGGAATGCTTGGTGTTTGCGCTTGGTTTTGTCTCTGTTATTCAAGTATAAGGCAACTTCATGATAGTTTACGTATTGCATCAAAGGAAGATGAGAAAATATTTGCTTGCCTACATTCTCTGCTTGTTGCGGTCAGTGGGTATTTTATAGGTGCACTTTTCCTTTCAGTGGAATATGAAAAAGTGCTTTGGCTTACAATTTCAATTGCTTCAGTTTCTGTAAATATTGTTCTCAAAGAAATTCTTCCCCCCCCTCCAAGATTGCATAAGGAATATAGGTTGAATGAGGATAAACGTTGA
- a CDS encoding transposase yields MKTANQVADSTEGVIRISIDTKANVKVGPFSRGGYSRQKVKACDHDYKPDTILKPFGIFLPAHDESYIYFTESNATADFMVDCLEDLWPMLKTRFKPHTIAINADNGPENNSRRSQFMKRLVNFAIRHEVSICLIYYPPYHSKYNPVERLWGILENHWKGQLLDSVDKVVGLARTMTYNGIHPVAKLITKIYEKGVKIGEKAMERLEEMIERIRGIEKWAVDIPCY; encoded by the coding sequence GTGAAAACAGCAAATCAGGTTGCAGATAGCACTGAAGGCGTGATTCGCATTTCAATTGACACCAAGGCAAATGTCAAAGTGGGTCCTTTTTCCAGGGGCGGATATAGCCGTCAAAAAGTTAAAGCCTGTGATCATGATTATAAGCCGGACACAATATTAAAACCTTTTGGGATTTTTTTGCCGGCGCACGATGAGAGCTACATATATTTTACTGAAAGTAATGCTACAGCCGATTTTATGGTGGATTGTTTAGAAGATCTTTGGCCGATGCTAAAAACACGATTCAAGCCACATACCATTGCCATCAATGCCGACAATGGGCCAGAAAATAATAGCCGTAGAAGTCAATTTATGAAAAGGCTTGTTAACTTTGCAATCAGACACGAAGTCAGCATTTGTTTGATTTATTACCCTCCTTATCACAGCAAATATAACCCGGTTGAGAGGTTGTGGGGGATTCTTGAAAATCACTGGAAAGGGCAATTATTAGACAGTGTTGATAAAGTGGTGGGTTTAGCAAGAACGATGACTTACAATGGCATTCATCCAGTAGCAAAGCTTATAACCAAAATCTATGAAAAGGGCGTCAAGATTGGAGAAAAGGCTATGGAACGATTAGAAGAGATGATCGAAAGGATTCGCGGTATCGAAAAGTGGGCTGTTGATATCCCTTGTTATTAA